The following are encoded together in the Salvia hispanica cultivar TCC Black 2014 chromosome 6, UniMelb_Shisp_WGS_1.0, whole genome shotgun sequence genome:
- the LOC125195755 gene encoding histidine-containing phosphotransfer protein 1-like — protein sequence MEVQLQRSYLEYSKALFREGVLDAQFVELQMLRDESNPDFVMEVVTLFFEDSQRILNQLSNTLNEQSVDFKKVDANVHQLKGSSSSIGALRVRNACIAFRSFCDAQNVEGCLRFLQQIKQEYLLVKNKLEALLRLEQQIVAAGGVVPVLNDFS from the exons ATGGAGGTTCAGTTGCAAAGGAGCTATCTTGAATATAGTAAAGCCTTGTTTCGTGAG GGAGTCTTGGATGCTCAGTTTGTTGAGCTGCAGATGCTTCGAGATGAGAGCAATCCTGATTTTGTGATGGAAGTGGTCACCCTTTTCTTTGAGGATTCTCAACGAATTCTCAATCAACTCTCCAATACCTT GAATGAGCAGAGTGTGGACTTTAAGAAGGTTGATGCTAATGTGCACCAACTGAAAGGTAGCAGCTCAAG TATTGGGGCTCTGAGAGTGAGAAATGCTTGCATTGCCTTCCGCAGCTTCTGTGACGCCCAAAACGTTGAAGG GTGCCTTAGATTCTTGCAGCAAATTAAGCAAGAGTACTTGCTAGTGAAGAACAAGCTGGAAGCTCTACTAAGG TTGGAGCAGCAGATTGTGGCAGCCGGTGGAGTGGTTCCCGTGTTGAACGACTTCTCCTGA